In Legionella sp. PATHC035, a genomic segment contains:
- a CDS encoding peptidoglycan DD-metalloendopeptidase family protein, producing the protein MIGTFCKRLLCLFLVITLVGCGSNLAPVTELKWNPWRQQKVYVVKHGDTLFSIAFRYDTDYRTLARLNHIGPPYSLRVGQVINLRGIIPRHRQSVHRNVPMRHYSLRLPTRPYVIHSPANRFARSPSGWLWPVSGRVVTSFVPEQGKKGINIASRKGEKVIAAAAGVVAYAGSGLAGYGNLIIIKHNYGYLTAYGNNSKIMVSEGQHVKAGQIIAEVGVVDRKYTGVHFEIRKSGIPVNPLNYLQKG; encoded by the coding sequence ATGATAGGTACATTTTGCAAAAGATTATTATGTCTTTTCCTCGTCATCACCTTAGTTGGATGTGGTAGCAATTTAGCTCCTGTTACTGAGTTAAAGTGGAATCCCTGGCGTCAACAAAAAGTTTATGTTGTGAAACATGGAGATACGCTCTTTTCCATTGCTTTTCGTTATGATACGGATTACCGAACTCTGGCACGCTTGAATCATATCGGCCCCCCCTACTCATTAAGGGTTGGGCAGGTAATCAACTTACGAGGTATAATTCCAAGACATAGGCAATCAGTTCATCGAAACGTTCCAATGAGGCATTACTCCTTAAGACTTCCAACAAGGCCTTATGTCATTCATTCCCCTGCAAACCGATTTGCTCGTTCTCCTTCAGGATGGTTGTGGCCTGTGAGTGGGCGTGTGGTTACCTCCTTTGTACCTGAACAAGGTAAAAAAGGCATAAATATTGCTTCTAGAAAAGGAGAGAAGGTAATCGCTGCGGCAGCTGGGGTAGTCGCCTATGCTGGAAGTGGTCTGGCTGGATATGGTAACTTAATTATTATCAAGCATAATTACGGTTATTTAACTGCTTACGGGAATAACTCAAAAATTATGGTTTCCGAAGGACAACATGTAAAAGCAGGGCAAATTATTGCCGAAGTTGGGGTTGTAGATCGTAAATATACCGGTGTTCATTTTGAAATCAGAAAATCGGGTATACCTGTCAATCCATTGAATTATCTACAAAAAGGTTGA
- the rpoS gene encoding RNA polymerase sigma factor RpoS, protein MHEDDESIKEPELKDGEWTEPDDESLLMAEDIDSLLEKDDEDEELHDFTDDIAFPTFRGKNALKMMDATQLYLSEIGFSPLLSAEEEVHYATLALKGDVAARKKMIESNLRLVVKISRRYLNRGLPLLDLIEEGNLGLMKSVEKFDPKRGFRFSTYATWWIRQTIERAIMNQTRTIRLPIHVVKELNVYLRAARQLTQKLDHEPSPEEIAEMVDKPLEDVQKLLGLNDKVTSVDTPIGFDENKSLLDTIADENSVNPAELLTNENLRLHIESLLDKLTENQQQVIARRFGLRGFEKATLEDVGKEIDLTRERVRQIQVEALKTLRGLLEKMGLTQEDLF, encoded by the coding sequence ATGCACGAAGACGATGAGTCAATTAAAGAACCGGAACTTAAGGATGGGGAATGGACTGAACCAGACGATGAATCGCTCTTAATGGCTGAAGACATTGATTCGCTTCTTGAAAAAGATGATGAAGATGAAGAGCTTCATGATTTTACTGATGATATCGCATTTCCTACTTTTCGTGGCAAAAATGCTCTCAAAATGATGGATGCGACTCAACTGTATTTGAGCGAAATCGGATTTTCTCCTTTACTTAGCGCTGAAGAAGAAGTGCATTATGCAACCCTTGCTTTGAAGGGAGATGTTGCTGCTCGGAAAAAAATGATTGAGTCCAATTTACGTTTGGTCGTTAAAATTTCACGTCGTTATCTTAATCGCGGTTTGCCACTTCTTGATTTAATTGAAGAAGGGAATTTAGGGTTAATGAAGTCCGTAGAGAAATTTGATCCGAAACGAGGTTTTCGATTTTCCACTTATGCGACGTGGTGGATAAGGCAAACGATTGAACGTGCTATCATGAATCAAACCCGAACAATTCGCTTACCTATCCATGTAGTTAAAGAGCTGAATGTGTATCTTAGGGCGGCAAGGCAACTCACGCAAAAATTAGATCATGAGCCTTCACCCGAAGAAATTGCAGAAATGGTTGATAAGCCTCTCGAAGATGTGCAAAAGCTGCTGGGCTTAAACGATAAGGTAACTTCTGTAGATACCCCCATAGGCTTCGATGAAAATAAATCACTATTGGATACGATCGCTGATGAAAACAGTGTGAATCCTGCAGAACTCTTGACCAATGAAAATTTGCGCTTACATATAGAATCTTTATTGGATAAATTGACTGAAAATCAACAGCAGGTTATTGCAAGGAGATTTGGCCTGAGGGGTTTTGAAAAGGCAACTCTTGAGGATGTGGGTAAGGAAATTGATTTAACACGAGAACGCGTTCGTCAAATTCAAGTTGAAGCATTAAAGACATTGCGTGGTTTGTTGGAAAAAATGGGATTAACGCAGGAAGATTTGTTCTAA